Proteins encoded together in one Riemerella anatipestifer window:
- a CDS encoding RelA/SpoT family protein translates to MVYDLEKENKEILARYKDLISNTYRTLNEEQNKLIRKAFDIALDAHKDQRRKTGEPYIYHPIAVAKIVAEEIGLGATSIACALLHDVIEDSDYTYEDIKKIFGEKIASIVNGLTKISVMNNQNISIQSENYRKLLLTLSEDFRVILVKIADRLHNIRTLDSMRPDKQKKIASETVYIYAPLAHRLGLYNIKSELEDLSLKYNNPEVYTEITSKLDLAKEQREGYLEEFKNEVSEYLSKEELDFKIKGRTKAISSIYRKMLKQNVGFEEVYDNYAIRIIYKSDLKNEKFLAWKIYSIVTDLYKSNPQRMRDWISAPRSTGYESLHLTVLGPDNKWIEVQIRSERMDEIAEKGVAAHYKYKEGFRRNSDDTNFEQWVTQIREVLENQEMMSTSELLDDIKLNLYSKEVFVFTPKGEVTILPKNATALDFAFSVHTDLGMKCLGAKINGKLVPISYVLKNGDQIEILSSNNQRPKQDWLDFVVTSKAKSKIKNALNIERNQRVAEGKEILQRKLKSAKIAFSEEEVNNLQKYFALKTSQELFLKFHDGSLDIGDLKRYSERKSIFSSLLQKFRKISTKSQNIKEENPYQNLDLIVFSKDEEKLNHTFAKCCTVVPGDKIFGFLTISDGIKVHNDNCPNAVNLRANYDYRVLTAKWVNAESFSNRVKVQVEGLDRMGMINDITKIITNAMSIDMRSFSIESTDGIFTGQISLEVKSKDQLEETIKHLRRIEGVTSVKRI, encoded by the coding sequence ATGGTTTACGATTTAGAAAAAGAAAATAAAGAGATTTTGGCAAGGTATAAGGATCTAATATCCAATACTTACAGAACTCTCAACGAAGAGCAAAATAAGCTCATTCGTAAAGCTTTTGATATAGCACTAGATGCACACAAAGATCAAAGGCGAAAAACAGGAGAGCCATATATCTACCATCCAATCGCTGTAGCCAAAATAGTCGCTGAAGAGATAGGTTTGGGAGCAACTTCCATTGCTTGTGCTTTATTGCACGATGTTATAGAAGATAGCGATTATACCTATGAAGACATCAAAAAGATATTCGGAGAGAAGATAGCCAGTATCGTTAATGGATTAACGAAAATTTCGGTGATGAACAACCAGAATATTTCTATACAATCCGAAAATTACCGAAAGTTGTTACTTACATTATCCGAAGATTTTAGGGTTATTTTGGTTAAAATTGCAGACCGCCTACATAATATAAGGACGCTGGATAGTATGCGTCCAGACAAACAGAAAAAAATAGCTTCCGAAACGGTTTACATCTATGCTCCATTAGCTCACAGGCTGGGACTTTATAATATTAAATCTGAGTTAGAAGATTTATCTCTAAAATATAATAATCCTGAAGTTTATACAGAAATTACCAGCAAACTAGATTTAGCCAAAGAACAAAGAGAAGGCTATCTAGAAGAATTTAAAAATGAAGTTTCCGAATATCTTTCTAAAGAAGAATTAGATTTCAAAATAAAAGGAAGAACCAAAGCTATTAGCTCCATTTATAGAAAAATGTTGAAGCAAAATGTTGGCTTTGAGGAGGTTTATGATAATTACGCTATTAGGATTATTTACAAATCTGACCTTAAAAACGAGAAGTTTTTAGCGTGGAAAATCTATTCCATTGTTACAGACCTTTATAAGAGTAACCCTCAAAGAATGCGAGATTGGATTTCTGCTCCTCGTTCCACTGGATATGAAAGTCTTCACCTCACGGTATTAGGTCCTGACAACAAGTGGATAGAGGTTCAAATCCGTTCCGAAAGAATGGACGAAATTGCTGAAAAAGGGGTAGCGGCTCATTATAAATATAAGGAAGGGTTCAGACGAAATAGTGATGATACCAATTTTGAGCAATGGGTAACTCAGATTAGGGAGGTTCTTGAAAATCAGGAAATGATGTCAACCTCCGAGCTGCTAGATGATATCAAGCTTAATCTCTATTCTAAAGAAGTTTTTGTTTTCACTCCAAAAGGCGAGGTTACTATTTTACCTAAAAATGCTACCGCATTAGACTTTGCGTTTTCTGTGCATACAGATTTGGGTATGAAATGTTTAGGAGCTAAAATTAACGGAAAGTTAGTTCCAATTAGTTATGTACTAAAAAATGGAGACCAAATAGAAATTCTATCTTCTAACAATCAAAGACCTAAACAAGACTGGCTAGACTTTGTAGTAACTTCCAAAGCTAAATCAAAGATTAAGAATGCTTTAAATATAGAAAGAAACCAGCGTGTTGCGGAAGGAAAGGAAATTCTACAAAGAAAACTGAAAAGTGCTAAAATTGCATTTAGTGAGGAGGAGGTTAATAATCTACAAAAATATTTTGCACTCAAGACCTCACAAGAGTTATTTCTTAAATTTCATGATGGTAGCCTAGATATAGGTGATTTGAAAAGATATTCGGAAAGAAAAAGTATCTTCTCATCACTTCTTCAAAAATTCCGAAAAATCTCAACCAAATCTCAAAATATAAAAGAGGAAAATCCTTATCAAAACCTCGATTTAATTGTTTTTAGTAAAGATGAAGAAAAACTCAACCATACTTTTGCCAAGTGTTGTACAGTAGTGCCAGGAGATAAGATATTTGGTTTTTTAACCATTTCTGATGGTATTAAGGTACATAATGATAACTGTCCAAACGCTGTAAATCTACGAGCTAACTATGATTATCGTGTTTTAACCGCAAAATGGGTAAATGCTGAGAGCTTTAGTAACCGTGTTAAAGTACAGGTAGAAGGTTTGGATAGAATGGGAATGATAAATGATATTACCAAAATTATTACTAATGCGATGAGCATTGACATGAGGAGCTTTAGTATCGAGTCTACCGATGGGATTTTCACAGGGCAAATAAGCCTAGAAGTTAAAAGTAAAGACCAACTAGAGGAAACTATTAAACACCTCAGAAGGATAGAGGGAGTCACTAGTGTAAAAAGAATCTAA
- the nhaA gene encoding Na+/H+ antiporter NhaA, which yields MEQPKIHLTPADKYIVRPVNKFISKSTTGGIVLFIAALIAIFFANSEWSEEYNHFWHQHIVISLGEFSLDLSLHHWINDGLMAIFFFVVGLELKRELTNGELASPKKAMLPIIAAIGGMVFPALIYTFFNNGTDAAHGWGIPMATDIAFALGVMYLLGNKVPLPLKVFLTALAIVDDLGAVLVIAIFYTNELHMGYLSLGLGIFALMLFSNKMGVKSIIHYAILGIGGVWLCFLMSGVHATIAAVLAAFTIPASARVNESYFVYKMRELRDKFLSIDPDEKHEDLTDEQIRVVEDMHELTRETIPPSQRLEHGMHSFVSFIVMPIFALCNAAIPISFDNGLSLVTIGVILGLLLGKVLGIFGLLGALIKLKIVKKTEGLSMKNLLGVAFLASIGFTMSLFITELAFDTKLHPEYVPEAKMGIIIASLIGGIVGYLILNTNKEEKKGGENI from the coding sequence ATGGAACAACCTAAAATTCATTTAACTCCAGCAGATAAGTATATTGTAAGACCAGTAAATAAGTTTATTAGTAAATCCACAACGGGTGGTATAGTGTTATTTATTGCGGCTTTAATTGCGATATTTTTCGCTAATTCTGAATGGAGTGAAGAGTATAACCATTTTTGGCATCAGCATATAGTAATTAGTCTAGGCGAATTTTCTTTAGACCTATCATTACACCATTGGATAAATGATGGACTCATGGCCATATTCTTCTTTGTAGTAGGGTTAGAGCTTAAACGAGAACTTACCAATGGAGAATTAGCTTCACCCAAAAAAGCAATGCTCCCAATTATAGCAGCTATTGGAGGTATGGTTTTTCCTGCCCTTATTTATACTTTCTTTAATAACGGAACAGATGCTGCACACGGTTGGGGAATTCCTATGGCAACAGATATTGCCTTTGCACTTGGCGTAATGTACCTACTGGGAAATAAAGTACCTTTACCATTAAAAGTATTTTTAACGGCTTTAGCCATTGTAGATGATTTGGGAGCAGTTTTGGTAATCGCTATATTTTATACCAATGAACTACATATGGGATACCTAAGCCTGGGGCTTGGTATTTTTGCATTGATGCTTTTCTCTAATAAAATGGGCGTTAAAAGTATTATTCATTATGCTATATTGGGGATAGGAGGCGTTTGGCTTTGCTTCTTGATGTCAGGGGTGCATGCTACTATTGCTGCTGTTTTAGCTGCTTTTACAATCCCTGCTAGTGCTAGAGTTAATGAAAGTTATTTTGTCTATAAAATGAGAGAACTTAGAGATAAATTTCTAAGTATAGACCCTGATGAAAAACACGAAGACTTAACTGATGAGCAAATTCGTGTGGTGGAAGATATGCATGAATTAACAAGAGAAACAATACCACCTTCTCAGCGTTTAGAACACGGTATGCATAGTTTTGTAAGCTTTATTGTGATGCCTATTTTTGCATTATGTAACGCGGCTATTCCTATCTCTTTTGATAATGGTTTGAGTTTAGTTACTATTGGAGTTATTTTGGGATTATTACTCGGAAAAGTACTAGGTATATTTGGATTATTAGGTGCTTTGATAAAACTGAAAATAGTTAAAAAAACAGAAGGCTTATCTATGAAAAATCTGTTAGGAGTTGCTTTTTTAGCTTCTATAGGATTTACGATGTCTTTATTTATCACAGAATTAGCCTTTGATACTAAACTACACCCAGAGTATGTTCCAGAGGCTAAAATGGGGATTATTATAGCTTCTCTCATCGGTGGAATTGTAGGTTATCTTATATTAAATACCAATAAAGAAGAGAAAAAAGGAGGAGAAAATATTTAG
- a CDS encoding pseudouridine synthase — MSRERKNFSGKSRTNQKRGNTENSRGSKLGGRDFDSRDKYVKGDRRGGRRFDDKEADRARAFVQKRRINKLVQQPKDTIRLNKYIANSGICSRREADELIQQGLVEINGKVVTELGYQVQKTDKVVFDGQSITPEKPVYVLLNKPKGYISTTKDEKARKTVMDLTANASPYRIFPVGRLDRQTTGVILLTNDGHLTKKLTHPSFNIKKIYHVTLDRKLTGEDMATIAKGIRLEEGVAEVDSISYIDGKPKNEIGIEIHIGWNRVIRRIFQRLGYEVEALDRVMFAGLTKKNIKRGHWRILTELEVNNLKML, encoded by the coding sequence ATGAGCAGAGAACGCAAAAATTTTTCAGGAAAATCAAGAACAAATCAAAAAAGAGGGAATACTGAGAACTCTCGTGGCTCAAAATTAGGAGGTAGAGATTTTGATTCTAGAGATAAATATGTAAAAGGAGACCGCAGAGGTGGAAGAAGATTTGATGATAAAGAAGCCGACAGAGCTAGAGCTTTTGTCCAAAAAAGAAGAATAAATAAACTTGTACAACAGCCTAAAGATACCATTAGACTTAATAAATATATTGCTAATTCAGGGATTTGTAGCAGACGAGAGGCTGACGAATTAATACAGCAAGGTTTAGTTGAAATCAATGGTAAAGTAGTAACCGAACTAGGCTATCAAGTGCAAAAGACAGATAAAGTGGTTTTTGATGGGCAAAGTATTACACCTGAAAAGCCTGTGTATGTACTTCTCAACAAACCTAAAGGTTACATCTCTACTACAAAAGATGAGAAAGCTAGAAAAACAGTAATGGATTTAACGGCAAATGCTTCTCCATATAGAATTTTCCCTGTGGGACGTTTGGATAGGCAAACAACGGGCGTTATTCTACTCACTAATGATGGACATCTTACCAAGAAACTTACTCACCCTTCTTTCAATATCAAGAAAATTTACCATGTTACTTTAGACAGAAAGCTTACAGGCGAAGATATGGCGACTATAGCCAAAGGGATTAGATTGGAAGAAGGTGTTGCAGAGGTGGATAGCATTTCTTATATAGACGGTAAACCTAAAAATGAAATTGGGATAGAAATTCATATCGGTTGGAATAGAGTGATTAGAAGGATATTCCAAAGGTTAGGCTACGAAGTTGAGGCGTTAGATAGAGTGATGTTTGCAGGGCTTACCAAGAAAAATATCAAAAGAGGCCATTGGCGTATCCTTACCGAACTTGAGGTAAATAACCTGAAGATGTTGTAA
- a CDS encoding ABC transporter ATP-binding protein: MNLKISNLTKAYSNGVKALNGVNLEIGNGMFGLLGPNGAGKSSLMRTIATLQMPDEGEIYFGDINVLEDKMALRKVLGYLPQEFGVYPNMSAQSLLDYFARLKGITNASERETMIKEVLQITNLYEVKDKSVSGYSGGMKQRFGIAQLLLNNPQLIIVDEPTAGLDPSERSRFLNVLREIGTKHTVIFSTHIVDDVRELCNDLAVLNGGKILFRGTPKQGEEMLKGKVWSRIINREDYDDFNEKYNLLSSKFNEDNTLNIRVYAEQQPNETFEEVKPMLEDVYFVSLKNDQ, translated from the coding sequence ATGAACTTGAAAATTTCAAATTTAACCAAAGCTTATAGCAATGGAGTGAAAGCCCTTAATGGAGTTAATTTAGAAATAGGGAACGGAATGTTTGGGCTATTAGGACCCAATGGAGCAGGTAAGTCATCTTTAATGAGAACTATTGCGACTCTACAAATGCCAGATGAAGGCGAAATTTATTTTGGAGACATCAATGTTTTAGAGGACAAAATGGCATTGAGGAAGGTGCTAGGCTATCTTCCTCAAGAGTTTGGGGTTTATCCAAATATGTCAGCTCAAAGTTTATTAGATTATTTTGCTCGTTTAAAAGGAATTACCAATGCTTCCGAAAGAGAAACTATGATTAAAGAAGTGCTACAAATTACCAACTTGTACGAAGTGAAAGATAAAAGTGTGAGTGGATATTCTGGCGGTATGAAACAAAGATTTGGTATTGCTCAATTGTTACTCAATAATCCTCAATTGATTATAGTAGATGAGCCTACGGCAGGGCTAGACCCTTCGGAAAGAAGTCGTTTCCTTAATGTTTTGAGAGAAATTGGCACTAAGCATACCGTTATATTTTCTACCCATATAGTAGATGATGTAAGAGAGCTTTGTAATGACTTAGCGGTGCTTAACGGCGGAAAGATACTTTTTAGAGGAACACCTAAGCAAGGGGAAGAAATGTTGAAAGGAAAAGTGTGGAGCCGTATTATCAATCGAGAGGATTATGATGATTTTAATGAAAAATACAACTTGCTTTCCTCTAAATTTAATGAAGACAATACACTCAATATAAGGGTTTATGCTGAACAGCAACCTAATGAAACCTTTGAGGAAGTGAAGCCTATGTTAGAAGATGTTTACTTTGTTTCACTAAAAAACGACCAATAG
- a CDS encoding ABC transporter permease, translating to MKTIFIFELKRWLKNWVFYLYLLIFFSLGFLISAIALGYFDSLSATTSSNRFINSALSLNGLLGQLGTFINFIIPAVVGATVYRDYKYNFHSIFYAYPFSKSSYILGKFLSGILVTVLISLSIGAAFLLASVLPFANKDLLAPIDFFAYIQPYLLFIIPNIFVIGAFVFALVTLTRNEYIGFVFVIILILFQSFIYNMTNDVDDKFWVSLLDPYGAISLDYLTEYWTIEEQNTLFIPFKSALLYNRFVWVGLGVLVFVATYFIFSFNYTVPSFFGKKKKAQRFTKNNFGGIIKINLPKVSYHYDFWNNFKTAISLSKFEFKLIVKNRIFLVFITILMLFIVFSGYTLGQELFGTRTYPVTWKVIGMAKGLLEVFLLLIIYLFAGISLNNASNFRINHLVDSTPVPNWVLLMSKVLGLIKMVILIMLVSITSGMLIQSYYGYFKFEIGQYLITFLGLELLYYIIVILYAVFIQGFFKNYLVGFFVIILSMMYPFVFSKIGLEQPVVHYEMKKTRVVY from the coding sequence ATGAAAACGATTTTTATATTTGAGCTGAAAAGATGGTTGAAAAATTGGGTATTTTATCTTTATTTACTCATTTTCTTTTCTTTAGGGTTTTTAATATCTGCGATAGCGTTGGGCTACTTTGATAGCTTGTCTGCCACCACTTCATCTAATAGGTTTATAAATTCAGCTTTGAGCCTTAACGGATTATTGGGACAGTTAGGGACTTTTATCAATTTTATTATTCCTGCAGTAGTAGGTGCAACGGTATATCGAGATTATAAGTACAACTTTCATAGTATATTTTACGCTTATCCGTTCAGTAAGTCTAGCTATATTTTGGGTAAGTTTTTGAGTGGAATACTCGTAACAGTACTGATTTCCTTGTCAATAGGTGCGGCGTTTTTATTAGCTTCTGTGTTGCCTTTCGCAAACAAAGATTTATTAGCTCCTATTGATTTTTTTGCCTATATACAGCCTTATCTTTTGTTTATTATTCCTAATATATTTGTGATAGGAGCTTTTGTTTTTGCATTGGTAACTTTAACGAGAAATGAATACATCGGTTTTGTTTTTGTGATAATTCTGATACTGTTTCAGTCGTTTATCTATAATATGACCAATGATGTAGATGATAAATTTTGGGTAAGTTTGCTAGACCCTTATGGTGCTATATCACTAGATTACCTTACAGAATACTGGACGATTGAAGAGCAGAATACACTGTTTATCCCTTTCAAGAGTGCCTTGCTTTACAATAGATTTGTATGGGTTGGTCTAGGAGTTTTGGTTTTTGTAGCAACCTATTTTATATTCTCGTTTAACTACACAGTGCCTAGTTTTTTTGGTAAAAAGAAGAAAGCACAACGCTTTACAAAGAATAATTTTGGAGGAATAATTAAAATCAATTTGCCTAAAGTAAGCTATCATTACGATTTTTGGAACAATTTTAAAACAGCCATAAGTTTATCTAAATTTGAATTTAAGCTCATTGTAAAGAACAGGATTTTTCTTGTTTTCATTACAATACTTATGCTGTTTATTGTATTTTCGGGCTATACCTTAGGGCAAGAGTTATTTGGAACCAGAACTTATCCTGTAACTTGGAAAGTTATAGGTATGGCTAAAGGACTTCTTGAAGTATTTTTGTTGTTAATCATTTATTTATTCGCAGGAATTAGTCTTAATAATGCTTCTAATTTTAGAATTAATCATTTGGTAGATAGTACTCCTGTTCCTAATTGGGTGCTTTTGATGTCTAAAGTTTTAGGACTTATAAAAATGGTGATACTTATTATGCTAGTAAGTATTACTTCAGGAATGCTGATTCAGTCTTATTATGGCTATTTTAAATTTGAAATAGGGCAATACCTTATAACTTTCTTAGGTTTAGAGTTATTGTATTACATTATTGTCATCTTATATGCTGTATTTATACAAGGATTTTTCAAAAACTATCTTGTTGGTTTTTTTGTAATTATCCTAAGCATGATGTATCCGTTCGTTTTCTCTAAAATAGGACTAGAACAACCCGTTGTGCATTATGAAATGAAAAAAACAAGAGTTGTTTATTAG
- a CDS encoding IS982-like element ISRa1 family transposase, translating to MNNIEQIYERILEVLGLFSENQLISYQRRTPKMSDLEVISLNITAEYLSIDSELQLFRKLPNSLINKIERSVYNKRKRRLSLQTEQIRQRISMEFNEFEDIFIVDSMPMKVCENARSTRSKICKEQSYSLPTYGYCASQKLYFYGYKLHAVCSLNGVIKNFDISPASVHDIHYLKDIGEQMRNCTLIGDRGYLSAKVQIDLFNYANIKLDTPMRSNQKDYIPQFSLYKKKRKRIETFFSQLCDQFMIKRNYAKTFEGFKTRIISKITAATVIQYINKFIFQRKLNHLKISII from the coding sequence ATGAACAACATAGAGCAAATATATGAAAGAATTTTGGAAGTTTTAGGACTTTTTTCAGAAAATCAACTGATTAGTTATCAGAGAAGAACACCTAAAATGAGCGATTTAGAAGTCATAAGTCTTAATATTACTGCTGAATACTTGAGTATTGATAGCGAATTACAGTTATTTAGAAAATTGCCAAACTCTCTGATAAACAAAATTGAAAGAAGTGTTTACAATAAGCGAAAACGAAGACTATCCCTACAAACAGAGCAAATTAGACAGCGTATTTCGATGGAGTTCAATGAGTTTGAAGATATTTTTATCGTTGATAGCATGCCAATGAAAGTTTGTGAAAATGCTCGTTCTACTCGTTCAAAAATTTGTAAAGAGCAATCCTATTCTTTACCAACATATGGTTATTGTGCTTCACAGAAATTATATTTCTATGGCTATAAACTACACGCAGTATGTTCTTTAAATGGTGTGATTAAGAATTTTGATATAAGCCCTGCATCCGTTCACGACATCCACTATTTAAAAGATATTGGTGAGCAAATGCGAAACTGTACTTTAATTGGAGATAGAGGCTATTTATCAGCAAAAGTTCAAATAGATTTATTTAACTATGCTAATATTAAATTAGATACACCAATGAGAAGTAATCAGAAAGATTATATTCCTCAATTTTCATTGTACAAGAAAAAGCGAAAACGAATTGAGACATTTTTCTCTCAACTTTGCGACCAATTTATGATTAAAAGAAACTATGCTAAAACTTTTGAAGGCTTTAAAACAAGGATAATCAGTAAAATAACCGCCGCAACGGTTATTCAATATATCAATAAATTTATCTTCCAAAGAAAATTAAATCATCTAAAAATCAGTATTATTTAA